Genomic window (Branchiostoma lanceolatum isolate klBraLanc5 chromosome 13, klBraLanc5.hap2, whole genome shotgun sequence):
ttcgcatatctaactgcatgcattgtttaaagctgtctaatgaggatgcttccccggtacttggttgcaacgagttccactctacgatcgttctaggaaaatacgaatttttgaacacatcaatcctaggttgaaaagtctatacttaaaggcatggctattaaaatttcttgtcattcaaCACAATAGATACAATGTAAACATGGCCTATTACACTGTAATAGGTAAAAGAAACAAGTTACGAAACCTGTCAGGCGAGCGGTTCGGTCGATCCAGTCCCCGATGATCGCCCCTAGCAGCAGCACGGCGCAGGACTTGGAGAAGCCGTACACCGCCGTGAGTCTTAGAGATCCCGGGGACAGGTCTATAAGGAACAGGGACACTGCGAAGGACCACATACGGTCTCCCTGGGGAATacaggaatgaatgaatgaatgaagtaaTTAAAGGGGTGAAtggatagatgaatgaatgaatgaataaaagaaagggTAGATTAATGAATGgatagatgaatagatatatAAAATGAATGGGTGACTGAatgaatggatagatggatgggttgatggatggatgtagggatggatggatggaagaatggatgaatggataaatgaatgaatgaatggacggatggatggatagaggaatgaatgaatggactgAAAGAATGAATGGATAGTTTGATGTGTCACTTAATGTTTTCGTGACTTACCCATGTTGAGAGGGTGGCTTCAGTATACACAAGAAATACTGTACTTCCTACGAAGTCCTTTATtcgatctgcaaatgaaaaaaTATTCATCAACCATTGGAGTTTGGACACTGATACTTTTGAATTACTATCTACTTATAATTAAGCCACATTAATgtttcattgtgtacatgtgttgcttgcttgtcttatttttttttaGCCGAGGTTATGTAAGAtatgcaaaaaagaaaacaagcattTTGATGTAATCGTTGCAGATGAGTTTGTTATGGAGTGGAATGGTACTTAATCATACTAGATGGACCGGTTTCTCAATCTATCTGATTGTAATTTGTAGTCCCCGAGGGCATTTGTTGCAACACTTGACAAAACATGTTTGTCACCTGCTCAAATCAGAACTTTAAATGTTGTGTGTCTTTTATACAGGATCGGATGTAGCCAAAATTGTCGACCTACATTTAACGTACGCTAGGTCATTGATCTAACAGTTGTTGACATAAACAGCTTGTGCTGCATTTGTTTGTACTCGTAATTTCATGGCACGTGACGTTTCAAATTGTTAACAACGTGGACAAGCAAGCCCTTAATCTAAAATAATATAATCACCACTATGTACATTCTACATTACTAGAGTAGCTGTTGTAGTAGCAGTACTTGAAGCTGTGGCAAAACTTTAGAAAAGTAgtgaaaattatgatattaccGGTGCAACCTTTTTGATCTTCGTGTCCCGTCTCTTCCGTGCCTTCTCTCGTTCTTTCGTCTTTTTCTGGCCGAAGCCTCTGTTGGTCCTCTTctatttcttcttctcttcctgCCATTTTCTAGAGCAATGACTATACAATGCTGTTACCTACGGAAAGCCTCAATACAGCAAAACAATCAAGACATGTCGACTCTCCGAAGTAAGTTACCTGACGACTTGTTTGCAGGTTTCGCTGGAATCGCCAGACTACTTCCGGATTTTTGTCTATGACGTACTTCCGGTGTGTTAATATCGCATAAGAGTTTCAAGACAGGCTGAAGATTTAAATCTTTCAACTAAAGGCTAAACACAGCTTTCTTTCGTTCCTGAACCTACACTTGAATCAAATACTGTTTTCAACATATACAGGCTATTAGGCCATACCGATttgattatggatgacatcttctgggcaTTACCAAAaccgatgcgagcgtgcgaagaaaagaaaacatttggtGAAAAACAAGTGAACTTTATCGTGTATGGCGACGTTGTATCATAAGTTGTATCAGTGCCTGTTTGACTACACAACATCCGCTCCGAGCCCCGCAAGAAAATAGGAACATAAGATAAAGGGCCGGAGAGGGCACGATTTGCCTGCAGGGCAGCTTCACCTCGCCTCGAGGCGCTGCCGTCTATAATCGTCTCAATGTCTAgactgtttgtctgtctgcctaTCTGtatggaggttccgtgtttgaggagagccacacctcgagcatgttaaagaacccgccacactcaTCGAAAAtagtagggatccttcccggtgtgagcggATTAAATAAATCTGCCCAGATATGTAGCTTCTACTCTTTAGCACAGAACTGGTATATTACGCCTGTGTAGGGGTGTGGATAATTTTACGCcataagcaaaacaaacaagtcaagTCAGATTTCGATGCACAACAACTGTAACTGGCATAATGCAAGTTATTAAGCAGTACTAGATATCAATACTAATATCTAAGCCTTTGCCTATAACAATGCTAATGACTTCTATATAACTTGAGACTACGATATTATATATGGAACATTGATAACATGACAGCACACAGGAAACAAAGTAAACATCAACTGATTGTGTCAAAGATGATACGATTTCTACAACAAGAAGAGGTGGATTGCCGGGTATGCAGAACAAACAAGAACAAAGGTTAAGGCACGGTGACGTCACTCTGTTatctgtagcctccaccagaccttcctaTGGGGTAAGGGATtcggccaaaaaaaaaaagattaattgGTTAGTAAAGACAGTCTAAGGTAAAGTTAACATCTCCCCCTCTGCACCAGCAAATGGAAACCTATGGTGGTCAAACATCCTTGccatagccggcgtagtcagaTAGAAACTTTTTTTATCTGCACCTTGGTACGACTTAGACCAGGTGGGTTGGTTCCCAGGTATGGCCTTGGGGGAAAGTTGTGTCAGGATAGTCATACCACCACTCACCCTGTCAACACTTCATgtatatataactttattgcacaacacacaggtacaaagtatggcatctactggtacataactacagttctattaggctaatctacctaatacaagagtgtatagtatgggatcatgagattttacaatcatttgaAGAATATGTTTAATTATTGAAACAACGTTAactggcaaaggtatgaggtcacgGAACTCCTGGAATCGTAATTATGTGTACTTTGAACCATTTCCTCAAAAGtaaatcaaatatgatgcaGTACACCCTGTTTCAATATTTCCTCCGTATCTAAAAAGCACTTTCTCAACTAAtctaagagagagagagagatcgaTCTCTATTTTATCTTTATTGTTTGATAAAACAGCAAAGAAGTACAAAATATGACAGAGCATACGCAGACGTCGCCAAAACGAATTGCGAAGCAAATATTCtaaatgacgtcatttccgaccAAGTTTTCTACCAATGACATTACAATCGTACGACGGAGCCTTTACGTCATTTCCGCTCATACATCAAATTACATTGGTGATGGAAGCATTTTAATTGCAAAGCAAGCATTCGGTATTTATAGAACTGAGGACTATTTGCCATGCCCTTCCTTCCTTCCGATGCTTTCCCTTCTTAAAGAAAGCTACACCCGTGTCAGGGTCTCTCCGTACAGAAACCATCTCAACGATCGACTAAAAGGTAAGACTTGTACAAGTCTTTCTTTTCAACCTATCGATATTACAACTGTTATATTATACTTGACCACAAGAAAGTTTGATAGATTGGATTATGTTAAACATAAGAATTGTCATAAGCTAGCTAGAGGCACCATATGCCCAGTTCTCGAACTTTAAAGGTAGATGTcctatttacaaaaaaatatgtactgtaaataagGAGTAGCAATAAAGCATTATATTTTTGTAAGGGGTATATATGAGATACAGTTTTCGTCTAAGGAAAACTCCTATTAGGCTAAGTGAATTGCAGATAATCGCCCAAACTGTGTGATCAATTTTCAAAAGACAGAATTCGACGATAACCGGCGAGAGATACACTAATTGTCAATGGCTAACTTGACTGATAAACAATGTCTAGAATTAACGGTGCTGTAAGCATGCCTCATATGAACCAGGAACCAAAGAGCGAAAGTTAGGTCACATGCCAGTCTTTAGAGCAATATAACCGTACTGAATTCCAGAGCCATGAAGTTAAGTTATACGATGTTTGCAGGCCACTTTTTTGATCTTCCTTAAAATGTCGAGAAGGAATGTTTGACACGAACGGGTATGGAATTCGGCTGCTGAATTTTTAGGATGGGACATTGAATTATCTCACAACTAAGAAATCGGGACATCGGCGCACGCCTAACTTGTGCAGTACATACATTACTAAAAGCATTCTTTTAAAACCGTGCATGGTAAAGGAAACTTTCTGTTACAAGTTAGGCCGCGCTGACTCGATGATATATAGGACATCCGCTCGCTCCgttcttttccaaaaaaaaagaagtttgcgACTTTAAATCTTACAAAGAAGATGGAAATtgagcaaaaatattctttaatcgcaaaaatatcagaaaacgaATTGTATTGTAGAGCCCTTAGCGAAGTCTTACAGAGTGAGAGGAGAAGGTGTTAGAAACATATTAAATAAATAATTTATCTTTTGATATACCGTCTTTCGTGAGTTCAGTCATTCGTTGGACCTTCCTGACTACTTAGATTTGATATTGaaggcaagtttttttttccaaccgTTTTTTCTTCGCATGCTCCCATCAGTTtaggggtgcccagaggatgtcatccatataatcaaatcagcatggccttacaCTCAACTATAGGtaaatagtaaggacaacctcaaaccaaccgtacacactaacgccacatcttcagaaaagacgctggtagccgcgtatagttcccgtttagaactttattcgaacCCACACCTTACACTCAACTATAGTTCTAGGGAATAATGTTTTATTACACGTGGTCCTTCGTTGATCAAGAATATATATCTATCATAAATACAATATCTTGTTCTTTTCTTGATTTCCATATGGTATTCCGTACTTGCTGACTATGTAGATACGCATGTAGTGTCAGCTGTGTAAATATAAGTATTCTCACATACACTCCCTGTATAAAAATATGCGAAGGTTATAATGTTCTCTGCAAAACATGCATACGTAAGtcaaggaggtacatgtactttgtaccGAGAGGTTATTGTCACTAACGTTAGGTGTTTTGACAAACGTTTGATTACAGGTATGTAAAGAAGTCTTGACACCAACTCGAAATCTCTTTGCTACAAGGAAATTAtacaacaaactttccttacttacATTTTACAAAGGTAATCTTTATGATCTATGGTCCTACAATAAAGGGCACATCTTTTACCTTTTGCTCATGTGCTTTACTGGTTCTATAATCCATCCCCTTTCTTAAAaccccagaacaaaacaacagaaagatGAAGTTCCTGGCTGTTGCGCTAGTGGTCGCTGTTGCCACGCTGGCTGACGCAAGATCTGTTCAACAGAGAAGCATTGCGTGAGTATAAACTTCATTGACACCTTATTTTAGCCTAGATAACCTTATGTTTGATTCACGTATACCTACACTTTCAAGAAAGCAAATATCTAGATACATATAAAGTGGATAAACAGTACTGTCCAAGCAGGGGTTCGGCTCTGGTTCACTTTTGACCTGttttggcgtttttgtcgggctttcttttttgtcgggctttctttatgtcgccaatccAAACTTGCTCAGGCTTGGTCACATAACAAAAACGGGACAGGGAAGAAAaccccgacaaaaacacctaaaaacgcgtcaaaaaccagcctgaGCCGAACCTCtagcaaacgaacaaacaatcaaaaaatGATCATTTCTCCCCGGCAGTGATGATATCAAGAACTCGATGCAGGCGGCCCTGGAGAAGGCTCTCCTCACCACCACCGCCAACAACCTGGAGTCTTCCGGTAAGGTACTCACatcgtagcctccaccaggccatcTTATGGGGATTAACCGCCGAACACCATATGCAacgtatagaaccccctgttctatttcgaacagtACACCtcttgacggaggtgttcgtaatagaacagggggtggggcttatggtgttcgactggtcaggagagtcagtccacgcaAAGGGTAACATACCCCCTCTAAATGAAACCCCATGGTAGCCTAACCCTCATGGCTATAGAGAGGATTTCCCCAATCTACAGTTTTGAAACATGATGGGCTTAAACTGCATTGTAACGTCATATAAAACTCTGTTCCTAATATGGTTATGTTGCCGTTGCTATAGTGATGCAGAAAATCAACGAAACCATCGTGAACGTTTTGGACGGCTTCGTGGACAAGCTGAATCTTGACATGGTGAGATCTCGTGTAAGCCTAGTCTCGCTTTCAGAGTGAATCTGTTTTCAGATATCTGGTCAGGGCTAGCCTGGATGCGAGACCCCCGATCTTTATGGTATCTATCGTACGGGTCCAACTTAGGGGaccctgttgtagaatttccttgggggtatCTTAGCCCAAGAGCCGTGGAGGTggcctggaaacagtctggcatccaggctaggtagGGACTACAGCTctcagcagcgacacctagctgcagtgcgaaatggaactagtcagtattgccatgAGAATGAtaacagacggtcactgaaacgttggcTTGAtgaaaacacttggttgtgtacgaaGAACTTTGCTATCATTGTACAACTGTTGTGTAATGAAGTTTCaagactgtaaatgcagaaatgttcgcggcggttttatgttcgcggtttttgcggtgaccgtttcaccgcgaagttgaagccaccgcaaacattttttgtccaatactgtagcagtatgtggctaTAGCGCTGCCGTCAACATAAAAGcaacacaaacactccattttcgccttaacgcgacaaaaaacaaacatgcgAACTtacctgcatttacagtaattcacgTTTTCCTTTGCAGTGGATCACTCAGTTCCATCTGGGCGGGGTCATTAACCTGGCGGACGTCGAGGCGTTTGCCGTGGAACAGGCCATGAACCTGGTCACTCCCATCCTGGACTCCCTCAAGGAACAAGGGGTGAgtacgaacaaacaaacaaacaaacaaacaaacaaatagatatacACAGTAGCGACGTGCGGGTCTGAACTTTTTCACTTCACACAAAGGGACTGAAGTTTTTTTTGGGGTTTGAAATTCTCTCGCTGTCTTTCTCTGTCTCCCATTCTATCTCTCTAGATCTCTTGCtcgtgtgtgtatgtcttctgtgtgtatgtgtgcgtttttgtgtgcatgtggctgtgtgtgtgtgtgtgtgtgagtgtgtacatgtgtgtgtaagtttgttCCTACGTTCTCAGTGCTGCATACCCCCTCCCCCCGTAGGCATTCCTTTCAATAGCATTGTAGTTTTCGTTTTGATTATAAATGCGTGCCTGTCTTTTTCAACACAGATTCAGCTGACTCTGGATCACATGCCGACTGACAGCAGAAGGGCAAGGAGGAGCATCGCGTACGTACTTCTACCTTGTTCTTTCAGTCAGCAAGCATGTACGACAGACACTTGTacctttaaaggcatccagagcattttatgtggcttgaaaattggaaatattctagttgctgtaatctttatgaaattgtcatttaatgccactgtttaccacatttgcgtgatgattacatgtcacaagcgctcaaaagccacgcgaaaataagctacacaatgacccctttagtttcacgcgcctagtgtaattagattgaaacagaactcaaaacggtTATTTCGTCAGTAAtggaccgttcccgtcgaacaccatatagaaccccctgttctatttggaacacctccgtcaaaaacagcgctagtgggacagaaatgacaagcagaaatgacaatgcatatctgggacagatatctcactgcattggctacatgaatacccaagaaaaaaacgaaatgaaaaagaaaatatctcgggcactcaaggggacggagcttacgtaacacattgccaactactaccaagtccgtctctcatgtacttgtgcgttattcctgtgttcgactggaacggtcagttctctgcaagttccggcgacgggacgtcacgttccaagaagtcggaaaatttgagaacaaaaacggcggcgctgacagcgcttggattttttttgagtgctcaacacacagcgacatcgcatctttgctccttgaatatcgatatgtaatggtaacgttatagtgttattgaaacttactatgtgtagaaatggctaaaaactggagttttttaatttgagtttgaagccacataaagtgctctgggtgcctttaagatgaATCCTTATGAATTTGAAGTGTTGTCCCTTGGCCAAAAGTGAGTGCGATATGAATAGAATGATCTTTTACAGATCTAATTTCAAAAGAAGGTTGCATTATGAATATAGTTATGTACTCCATCCACATTAGTAAATAACTTGAAATTCAGTATAGCATAAGACAAgctttgatattatgatattcttGTTatctaaaaaaacacacaaaattttcCCTTGCAGTGATGATATCAAGAACTCTATGCAGGCGGCCCTTGAGAAGGCTCTCCTCACCACCGCTGCGAACAACATGGAAACATCTGGTGAGGAACAATAGAACTGTCggatttattattatcattacctCTGGGAAGGGGGTTCACCTCCTCCGAGGGTTCTGTTTTTGGTTGTATAtgtgtgttcgcacctataactcaagatagtttagatggatttgtatgaactTTGGTCTGTAGGTAGTCATTGAGGTCCCGATGAAACATGTCCATTTCAGGCCCCCAAGCAgcattttcaggtactgcagcagtaccggctgacacccccttcctgaaagtaaTGTGGTTTATATTCCAACGGCAGTTTGTCTTTTTCTCCGAAGCCAATGACCTCAATTTTGAACATCCGTCTTGTTAAGCTAATTGTATAAATAGCACTTGATAAGGCTAGCTCTATGACATTGCGAAATTCAGAAACATAGTTCACGGAGGTGTGAGGCCTTCGATTCCATGTCATTTCTTTAATCTTCGAAGATAAAGTGGATcattttaaacaattactcataTTTTGAACGATTGTCTGTAATTTTTTCTTCAGCTCTTCAGCAGATTAACTCGACGATC
Coding sequences:
- the LOC136447460 gene encoding uncharacterized protein; translation: MLSLLKESYTRVRVSPYRNHLNDRLKEQNNRKMKFLAVALVVAVATLADARSVQQRSIADDIKNSMQAALEKALLTTTANNLESSVMQKINETIVNVLDGFVDKLNLDMWITQFHLGGVINLADVEAFAVEQAMNLVTPILDSLKEQGIQLTLDHMPTDSRRARRSIADDIKNSMQAALEKALLTTAANNMETSALQQINSTIVTFLDNFMDKLNLDYWITQLHLDGLVDLTDLEAFAVEQAMNLVTPILDSLKEQGINVVGDHLPAGSKIANVMQ